In the Wyeomyia smithii strain HCP4-BCI-WySm-NY-G18 chromosome 2, ASM2978416v1, whole genome shotgun sequence genome, one interval contains:
- the LOC129723398 gene encoding bifunctional endo-1,4-beta-xylanase XylA-like isoform X1: MFKLVLIAALIVAAYSAPADKSNQMKQDRLEPSETSWNAAWANPANPNAAWQNPNSWGSQNWNRWNNPSTDPRWNRWGSGAEPWNRWGANSGWNQWNRPGAWPATGAASANRGWNPW, from the exons ATGTTTAAGCTG GTTCTCATCGCAGCTCTAATTGTAGCAGCATATTCTGCCCCCGCTGACAAATCTAATCAG atgAAACAGGATCGACTCGAGCCATCTGAGACATCATGGAACGCAGCGTGGGCCAATCCTGCAAACCCCAATGCTGCGTGGCAGAATCCAAACTCCTGGGGTTCGCAAAACTGGAATCGATGGAATAACCCGTCCACTGACCCCCGTTGGAATCGTTGGGGATCCGGAGCGGAACCATGGAACCGTTGGGGAGCCAATTCCGGATGGAATCAGTGGAACCGACCTGGAGCATGGCCGGCTACAGGAGCTGCTAGTGCCAATCGTGGATGGAACCCGTGGTAA
- the LOC129723398 gene encoding bifunctional endo-1,4-beta-xylanase XylA-like isoform X2, whose translation MFKLVLIAALIVAAYSAPADKSNQDRLEPSETSWNAAWANPANPNAAWQNPNSWGSQNWNRWNNPSTDPRWNRWGSGAEPWNRWGANSGWNQWNRPGAWPATGAASANRGWNPW comes from the exons ATGTTTAAGCTG GTTCTCATCGCAGCTCTAATTGTAGCAGCATATTCTGCCCCCGCTGACAAATCTAATCAG GATCGACTCGAGCCATCTGAGACATCATGGAACGCAGCGTGGGCCAATCCTGCAAACCCCAATGCTGCGTGGCAGAATCCAAACTCCTGGGGTTCGCAAAACTGGAATCGATGGAATAACCCGTCCACTGACCCCCGTTGGAATCGTTGGGGATCCGGAGCGGAACCATGGAACCGTTGGGGAGCCAATTCCGGATGGAATCAGTGGAACCGACCTGGAGCATGGCCGGCTACAGGAGCTGCTAGTGCCAATCGTGGATGGAACCCGTGGTAA